The Paenibacillus dendritiformis region CGCCGTAAACATCAAAAAATTGGAGGATGCGGGATTGATCAAGACGGAAATGGTTCCGGGAACGAGAGGGACCCAAAAAATTTGCGCCGCCGTCTTCAGCCGGATTGTCGTCGATTTTGCGTATTTCAACCCGGCGCCATCCGAGTCTTGCGCCCTCGTTGCGGTACCGATTGGCCATTACGTCGATTCCGATGTGCAGCCGACATGCGGCATGTTAAGCGAAAAATCGATTATCGGCGAAATGGACGAGCCGCGGTCGTTTTTTGAACCGGAACGTATCGATGCTCAGCTGATCTGGTTTAAAAAAGGATATTTGGAATACCGCTTCCCGAATCGTGCCCCGCGAGGCACGAAGATTTTGCGTTTGGAATTGACGATGGAGATTTGTTCGGAAGCGCCCCTCCATAACCTGGATTGGCCTTCAGATATAACTTTATGGATTAACGGAAAGGAGTTGGGGACCTGGACAAGTCCCGGCGATTTCGGCGGAGAACGCGGACTGCTTACCCCGTATTGGTGGGGCAGCGAAAATACGCAGTACGGGCTGCTCAAGACGTGGAGCACGAACGGGGACGGGTCGTTCATCGACGGAAGAAAAATTTCCGAAGTGCAGATCAACGATCTGGAAGCGGACGACACGCCTTATATTACGGTCCGTATCGGCGTCAAGCCGGATGCTGAAAATGACGGCGGGATCAATTTGTTCGGCAAAAAGTTCGGCAACTATGAAACCGATTTGCAGATGAGAATTTACTACGAGAATCAGTCTGAATGAAGGGGTGGTTGCGCACGACGGGAAGATGGCAGACCGTATGGCTTGAAGCGGTCCATGCGACAAGAATCGGAACGGTCAATATCATCCGAATGTCGATCAAGGAGAGGTAACGCTGGAATGGGAAGTGGAGGGCGATTACCGGGAGAAAACAGTTGACCTCCGGATCTCGTTCAAAGGCGAGCTGATCGCAGCGGATCGCATCCAGCTGCAATCCGCTTATACGAAGAGAGCAATCGATCTATTCAACCGTCATATTTTCAGAACGCCATTTCATCACATGGGCTGGACCTGGACGCCGGAAACGCCGAATCTGTTCGACGTTACCTTCGAACTGAAGCAGGGCGACGATGTGCTCGATCGCGTAGAATCTTACTTTGGCATGAGAAAAATTCATACCGAAAACGGTATGGTTTAT contains the following coding sequences:
- a CDS encoding ArsR/SmtB family transcription factor, giving the protein MSIEVDFTDRSKLNRILTTNIDDFIHIAKALSTELRIEMFKSLLTRPMNVGEISEKFNIPASTAAVNIKKLEDAGLIKTEMVPGTRGTQKICAAVFSRIVVDFAYFNPAPSESCALVAVPIGHYVDSDVQPTCGMLSEKSIIGEMDEPRSFFEPERIDAQLIWFKKGYLEYRFPNRAPRGTKILRLELTMEICSEAPLHNLDWPSDITLWINGKELGTWTSPGDFGGERGLLTPYWWGSENTQYGLLKTWSTNGDGSFIDGRKISEVQINDLEADDTPYITVRIGVKPDAENDGGINLFGKKFGNYETDLQMRIYYENQSE